The Myxococcota bacterium genomic interval CCGTGATGAGCGCGTAGGCCCTGCTTTCCATCAGGCGCTGCCTTCCATGCTCGCGGCCCGGCCCGCCCTGCCGTTTTCCAGCGCGCGGCGGCCCCGGTCCCCTCCGAAAAAGTTCTGCACGAACTTGTGGTCCATGGCGCGGACCAAGTCGAGCGAGTCGCAGGCGATTATATGCTGGTCGGCCAGCACCGCGACGCGGTCCGTGAGCTCGAACAGCGTGTCGAGGTCGTGGGTCACCAGCAGCACCGCGAAACGGTGCTCCTCGCGCAGCCGCTTGATGAGGTGCACGAAGCTTTCCGAGCGGTCCGGGTCGAGCCCCGCGGTCGGCTCGTCGAGGATCAGCAGGTCCGGCGACAGCGCCAGCGAGCGCGCCAGCGACACGCGCTTCACCATGCCGCCCGAGAGATTCGCCGGCAGCAGGTTGCCGTGGCGCGGCTCGAGCTCCACCTGGGCGAGCTTGGTGTTGACGATGGCGCGGATGTCCTCCTCGGAAATTCCGCCGCGCTCGCGCAGCGGGAACGCGACGTTGTCGTAGACGCTGAGCGCCGAGTAGAGCGCGCCGTTCTGGAACAGCATGCCCATGCGCCGGCGCGCGTCGCGCACCTTCTTCACGTTCGGATCGTCCCAGGAGACGCCGAACACCCGGACCTTGCCCGCCGCCGGGCGCTTGAGGCCGAGGATCACGCGCAGCAGCTGGGTCTTGCCGCTGCCCGAGCCGCCCACGAGCGACATCACCTCGTCGCGCCGCACCTTGAAGTCGAGGTCGCGGTGCAGGATGGTCCCCGCGCCGACGGTGTTCACCAGCCCCTCGATCTCGATGACGTACTCGTCGGCGTCCATGCTCAGCCGACGTTGCGCAGAGCGATGGCGAAGATCGCGTCGAGGATGATCACGATCGTGATCGACGCCACCACCGAGCGCGTCACGCCTAGCGCCAGGCTGTCGGTGTTGGGCAGCACGCGCAGGCCGTAGTGGCAGGCGACGAAGGCCACCGCGAAGCCGAACGCGGCCGACTTCCAGATGCCGATCCAGAAGTTCACGACCTCGACCGCTTCCGGCAGCGCCTGCAGGAACGCCCCCGGCGTGATGCCGAGCGTGAACTGCGACACCAGCATGGCGCCCCCGAGCGCGGCCACGTCGGTGCAGAACGCGACCAGCGGCAGCGCGACCGCGAGCGCCAGCACGCGCGGCAGCACGAGCCGCGTGGTCACCGAGATGCCCATCACGGAGAGCGCTTCCACCTCCTCGGTCACGCGCATCACGCCGAGCTGCGCGGTAATCGCCGAGCCCGAGCGCCCGGCCGAGATGATGGAGGCCAGCATCGGCCCGAGCTCGCGCAGCACGCCGATGCCGACGATGTTGATCACCAGGAGGTCCGCGCCGTAGCGCTTGAGCTGCAGCGCGGACAGGTAAGTCAGCACGACGCCGACCAGG includes:
- a CDS encoding ATP-binding cassette domain-containing protein; the encoded protein is MDADEYVIEIEGLVNTVGAGTILHRDLDFKVRRDEVMSLVGGSGSGKTQLLRVILGLKRPAAGKVRVFGVSWDDPNVKKVRDARRRMGMLFQNGALYSALSVYDNVAFPLRERGGISEEDIRAIVNTKLAQVELEPRHGNLLPANLSGGMVKRVSLARSLALSPDLLILDEPTAGLDPDRSESFVHLIKRLREEHRFAVLLVTHDLDTLFELTDRVAVLADQHIIACDSLDLVRAMDHKFVQNFFGGDRGRRALENGRAGRAASMEGSA
- a CDS encoding ABC transporter permease, translated to MPTRDAALEVHTLAQDPVPIRVRASGLWTFRGMKEHDADLARKFAELTKQPPERIAWDLTDVSEMDDAGAVRLVHALRGSKDVKLSAVQREVLAQIERGLRVPKETERIDPLAAVVRLGEGTFDAGVHLRDGVTLLGQLALDASGLMRRPREFPLREFSAGIYRSGVTALPVTMLVGFLVGVVLTYLSALQLKRYGADLLVINIVGIGVLRELGPMLASIISAGRSGSAITAQLGVMRVTEEVEALSVMGISVTTRLVLPRVLALAVALPLVAFCTDVAALGGAMLVSQFTLGITPGAFLQALPEAVEVVNFWIGIWKSAAFGFAVAFVACHYGLRVLPNTDSLALGVTRSVVASITIVIILDAIFAIALRNVG